CGGTAACCATCTGACCGGTATTGTCGAAAGTAATAGGGCTGACACCAAGATTCTGGCGGACATATTTAACCTGACCACCGACACTGAATTTTTCAGAAAGGGCATTGGCGTATCCAACACCTATCGAAATGGCTGTCGGGCTGAATGTACCGACATCTCTGTAACCTCTTTCAGTGCTTCCATCGACTACTGTCATAAGCAGATCGCCGTAATTAACAGCCATTACAGTAGCACCAAATTTTCCCCATGCCGGATCACTTGGTTGAAATGAAAAGCTTGAATAAACATAATTGATGTCGGCGATCCACTTGTTAACGCCGGCTGATACATCCATTTTACTGTCACCAAATGCAAGTGAAGCCGGGTTATAAAAGAGGGCTGCTGAATTTGAGGTGATAGCAGTAAATGTTTCTCCCATACCGGTTGCTCTTGCATCGGTTGGAGCAGATAAAAACTTCATTCCAGACTGTGCTAACTTGGTCCGTTGACCAAATGTCTCAGACTGGAGAAAGCATACGGCAGCCAAAATAATAGCCGTAAATAATAGATACTTTTTCATATTCTTTTCCGTCCCGGTTAAGTTAGCGAATGATAACAAATTTAACGGTGTGTTTTTCACCCGTCTTACTGTCTGTAATAACACCAATGTAGACACCGCTGACCACAATCTGACCTGCTGATGTAACCTGATTCCAGAATTCATCGCCTGATCCGTCACTGTGTTCGATAGTCTTGATGAGTTCACCCATCTCGGTGTAGATTTTTATTGTACATTCGCCGGGGATGTCATAAAAAGCTATTCTGTCGCCTGCTGCCCCGCCCGGGAATCTTACTTTATCAGGGATTGAACTTGAGTTGTAAGGATTTGGTACCACTCTGATCTCACTAAGGGCGTTACCGGCTTTTCTTTTCAATCTTGCAGGATCGTATGATTGTGAATAGTAGCGGGAGCTTTTCGAACCGTCATTACCTACACATGTAAGGTAATAGTAGTAATCGAAACCTCTTGAAAGCGAAGTATCGTTAAATGAAGTGGTTCCGGAAGGAAGCGTTTTAATAAGATGATATGTCGAATCAACATTTGCTGATGCTCTCCATACTTCAAAACCTGCAGGATTTTCACCGTCAAACAGTGTCCAT
This genomic window from Ignavibacteria bacterium contains:
- a CDS encoding PorV/PorQ family protein, which codes for MKKYLLFTAIILAAVCFLQSETFGQRTKLAQSGMKFLSAPTDARATGMGETFTAITSNSAALFYNPASLAFGDSKMDVSAGVNKWIADINYVYSSFSFQPSDPAWGKFGATVMAVNYGDLLMTVVDGSTERGYRDVGTFSPTAISIGVGYANALSEKFSVGGQVKYVRQNLGVSPITFDNTGQMVTEENSLSTLAFDFGIFYKTGFKSLNFGMSVRNFSTEIKYKEDGFQLPLNFKIGVAMNMIDLFPELAKQHSFLLAVDVSHPRDYPEQLYIGGEYSFMKWVYLRGGVSFPNDEKKYSLGFGLRPELEGIRMAVDYAYTPFGVFSSVHNFTVRFEY